DNA sequence from the Marinilongibacter aquaticus genome:
TTTTAATAGCCCTAACGACATTGTACAGGCTAGCCACGGACGTTATTATTTTACAGATCCCCCGTATGGCCTGCCCGACAGAGAAAACGCCACTACACGCGAAATCGATTTGTTTGGCGTATATATGGTCGATCTCGATGGGCAGGTGAAACTTGTAGTTTCAGATTTGAGTCGTCCGAATGGTTTGGCTTTTAGTCCAGATGAAAAGTGGCTTTATGTGGCACAATCCGATCCGGAGCGGCCCGTAATCATGAAATATCCTGTTTTGGAAAATGGCTTGTTGGGCGATGGGCAATTGTTTTTCGATGCGAAACCTCTGGCCGAAAAGGGTTTGGCGGGTTTGCCCGATGGCTTGAAAGTGGACTTGAAGGGCAATGTTTTTGCCACGGGGCCGGGTGGATTGATGATTGTCTCTCCCGAAGGCGATTTGCTGGGAAGGATAGAAACGGGAATGCTCACGGCCAATTGCAATTGGGGAGGAGACGGCTCCGTACTCTACATCACGGCCAATCATGTCGTGGGCCGCATTCAAACGCAGACCAAAGGTTTCTGACTATCAAAGAGTTTGCAAATGGGCTCAGTCCTTTTTTTCGTGCTTTTGGCTAAATGCAAATTGGATGGGTGCAATACTGCAATAACAAGTTTATATTTCTTTGATATTCATGTCTAAACTCCCTATTTTTGCGGTTCAATTTTTGTCTGTAGAGGCAAAAGCGGATAAATTCATTAGAAATAAAAATGGCATTAATTAACAAAATCAGAGAAAAATCTGGAGTTGCAGTAGGCTTCTTGGCTATTGCTCTTTTGTTGTTTATCGTGGGTGGAGATATTTTCTCAGGAAACTCAATGGCCGGAGGCCTTTTCAACGGAGACAAAAACAAGGTGGGAACCATCAATGGAGTCGATATCGACTACCAACAATTCAACAAATTGGTGGATGTCCAGCGTCAACAAATGGAAATGTCTTCAGGACGTTCGGTTTCTGATGCAGAATTGAAAACCCTTCGTGATCAAGTGTGGGAACAGTTGATCCAGGAAGATGCCTTTCAACCCGAGTACGATAAATTGGGAATTGATGTGACCGCCGACGAATTGAGAGAAATGATCCAAGGAACGAAAAACTTGCATCCTTTCATCAAGCAACAGTTTACAGATCCCAGTACTGGTGTGTTCAATGAAGCTCAGCACCGTCAGTTCATCAATGCCGCAGCCAACAAGCAATTGCCTGCCGAGCAAATGGTGATTTGGGAGAATTTCAAGAGCAACCTTATTCAGGTGCGTAAAGCAGAGAAATACCAAAATTTGATTGCTGCGGCAGATTACATCACTTCGGCCGAAGCCAAGAGAGAATACAAAGCCCAAACAGCGAAGGCCAGTGCAGATTTCTTGTTCGTGCCTTTCTACAGTTTGTCAGACTCTTTGGCGAAAGTGAGCGATAGCGATGTGGAATCTTATTACAGCAAGCACAAAGACGAATTTACACCTTACGATAGCCGTTCATTCGATTATGTGGTGTTCAATGTGTTGCCATCGAAAGAAGATTCAGTAGGTCTTCAACAAGAGTTGACAGACTTGGCAAGAGGTTTGGCGGGAGCTTCAGATGCTCAAGCATATGCTTCATCAAATTCTGATGTAAACCACCCTTACCTTTGGTCTCCAGGCGAGCTTTCTGAAGAAACCAAAGCATTGATCGACAATTCTATTGTGGGGGCAACAGTTGGTCCGGTAAAAGAGGGACAGGATTATACGATTTATAAATACGAAGGCACTGAAAGAGATTCGCTGTACACAGTGCGTGCGTCTCATATTTTGATTCGCCCTGCGGGAACAGACGATGCAGCAAAAGCCGATGCGAAGCAAAGAGCTCAGGACTTGTTGAATCAGATCAAGAATGGTGCAGATTTTGCTGCAATGGCTAGAATCAACGGTTCGGATGGCACCGCTCAAGTAGGTGGAGATTTGGGTTATTTCAACAACGACGGCAGAATGGTGCCCGAATTTGAAAAGGCTGTATTTGCATTCAATGGTTCGGGTTTAATGCCCAATTTGGTAGAAACTGATTTTGGATACCACATCATCAAAGTGACTGAAGCCAAGACGAATTTGAAATATAAGTTGGCCGCGATCACGAAAGAATTGCAACCTTCTGAATTTACATTGAACGAAATGTATCAGAAAGCAGAAGACCTAAGGGCTTCGATCAGTTCGGTAGAAGATTTGGAGAAAAAGGTGGAAGGCGACGATGAATTGGTTTTGTTGAAAGCACAAAGAGTGAGCCCGGCCGCAACGGGTTTCAATACCGTACAAAACGCAAGAGAAGTGGTGCTTTGGGCTTTTGGCGATGAAGCAGAAGAAGGCAAAGTGGCCGATCATGTGTTCGTGATCGACGAATCGTACATCATTGCAGCACTTACGGGTTCTACCGACAAAGAAGATCCAAAAGCATCTGATTTCAAAGCTCAGATTGAAGCCAAAGTGAAGAGCGAGAAGAAAGGCGAATTGATCTTGGATAAATTGGCCAGTGCAAACGGCGATCTAGAGTCTGTGGCCAAAAGTTACGGTGCAGGTGCATTGGTTGAAAGCGTGGAAGACATCACTTTCCAAACAGGTATGTTGAGCAGTGCAGGAATCGACGGTACCGCAATTGGCAAATTGTTTGCCATGAAATCTGGCGAAACAAGCAAGCCGTTTATCGGTCAGAATGGTGTATTCATTTTGAAGAAAACCAATGAAGTGGACGCTCCGGAAATCGCTGATTATGCTCAATACAAAGCAAGCATCGAGCAACGCAAAGGCCCATACGCGGGTACTGCGGCGGCAGATCAAGCGGTGCGTGAAGCGGCCGATATAGTGGATAGAAGAGCGAAAATGTTCTAATTATAGATTTAAGTTTTAAATGAAAGGGGTACCCATTGGGTATCCCTTTTTATTTGTCATAATGCTCGACAAATGTGTAATTTGAAGCCCATTGAAATTTTGTGCTATGAACAATTTATTTCCCGTGTTTTTGAAATTGGAACAAATGAATCTGCTCATTGTGGGTGGTGGCTATGTGGGGCTTGAAAAGTTGGAGGCCGTATTGAAAAATGCCCCCAATACACACATCACACTGGTGGCTCCTGAGATTTCGGAGGCTATCGAAGCGTTAGCCCGCGAACATGACATTTCGTTGATTTTTGAAGAATACAAGGAGGTTCATCTGAAAAACAAGCAATTGGTGATCGTGGGGACCGGGATTATGGAAGTGAGCCAACAGGTGCAACAGGATTGTCGAGAAAAGGGTGTTCTCGTGAATGTAGCCGATAAACCCGAGCTTTGCGACTTTTATTTGAGCTCTACGGTCTGCAAAGGGGACCTGAAAATAGCAATTTCGACGAATGGAAAATCGCCTACGTTTGCGAAACGTTTCCGCGAAATATTGGAGGCAATTTTGCCCGATTCGCTTCAAGAGACCTTGGACAATCTTCAAGCTATACGCAACAGCCTAAAAGGCAATTTTGAAGATAAAGTAGAGCGTTTGAACGAAATAACGAAGGTGATGAAAAAGGAGAATGAGGTCGATTAATCTTCGATATTGAGGGCATTGCAGGCCTTGCGAGCGGCGTCTTGCTCGGCCTTTTTCTTATTCCAGCCACGGCCTTCGCTCACAACTTCTTCGTCAACCGTCACTTGGGCCACGAATTCCTTGCTGTGGTGCTTGCCGTTTTCTTGAATGATCTCAAAGTTTACATTTTTCGAAAGGCCCTGTGCCCAGGTAAGCAGTATGCTTTTGTAGTTGGTGTTGTTTTGGATTATTTCGTCGAGATCGTAATAGTTGGCCAAAAGATTCTTCACGATGAATCGCTTGGTGAAACGAAACCCCTTGTCGAGATAAATCGCTCCAATTAGGGCTTCCATGGCATCGCCATACATCGAAGTGCGTACATGGCTTACTCGGTTGCCGTCGAACATAATTAGGCTATCCAAGCCGATTTTTCGGGCTACTTGATTGAGTGATTCGCGGTTCACGATTCGCGAGCGGATTTCTGTAAGAAAACCTTCGTCTTTGAACGGATATTTTTTGAAGAGGTATTCGGCGATGATCATACCCAAAACCGAGTCGCCCAAGTATTCCAACCTTTCGTTGGATTCTTTAAAACCCTCTACCACAGTCTTTTTCGAGGCAGATGTGTGCCTGAAAGCCAAGTGATAGAGGGAGTCTTTGCCGGGCTTTTCGCCCACAATACGCTCAATAGCTTTTCTAAACTCCTTTGTTTCGGCATCCGCAGTGAAATAGCTGATAATATTTTCGGTTACTGCCATAAAGAGTTTATCTATCGATATGAGTTAAACTTTGCGAAAAATTAGCGTAGCATTGTGTCCACCGAACCCAAAACAATTCGAAAGAACCGTATCGATTTTTCTGGCCTTGGCTACATTCGGTGTCAAATCTATGCGGCTATCAATATTCTCATCCACATTGAACAAATTGATTGTCGGCGGCACCATTTGATTTTGGATCGCCAATATGGCGGCCACAGATTCTACGGCACCGGCACCACCCAACAAATGACCCGTCATTGATTTTGTGGAACTGATGCTCATATTGTAGGTGTGCTCACCAAACAAACGCTCGATTGCCTTGATTTCTTGCGGATCGCCCAAACCTGTAGAAGTGCCGTGCGTATTGATGTAGTCTACTTCTTCGGCTTTGATTTTTGCATCATCCAGGGCGTCTTCCATAGACATATACGCACCCTCACCTTCGGGGTGTGGAGCAGTAATGTGGTAGGCATCCGATGAGATTCCTCCACCTATGATCTCACAATATATTTTAGCCCCTCTGGCCTTGGCATGCTCGTATTCTTCAAGAATCAAGCCACCGCCACCTTCGCCCAAAACAAAGCCATCGCGGTCTTTGTCGTACGGTCTAGAGGCCGTTTTGTAATCGTCGTTTCGGGTAGACAAAGCTCTGAGAGCGTTGAATCCCCCTACGCCTGCACGTGTAACCGCAGCTTCCGAACCTCCGGAAACACAAGCGACCATACGTCCAAGGCGAATATAATTGAAGGCATCAATTATGGCATTGTTGGCCGATGCACAGGCCGAAACAGTAACATAATTGGGCCCTTTAAAGCCAAATTTCATGGATATCTGTCCCGAAGCCGAGTCAGCAATCATTTTTGGAATAAAGAAGGGGTTGAATCTTGGCTTCAAATCGTTGTCGCCCAAATTCAAGACCTCTTGTTCGAAAGTTTCCAATCCACCAATACCCGAACCCCAAATCACACCAATTTTATTGCGGTTGACTTTTTCGAGGTCCAATCCCGAATCTTTCACCGCTTGCTCTGCAATGATCACACCGTACTGGGCGAACAAGTCCATTTTCCGGGCTTCCGATTTGGGGATAAATTCGAAGGGGTCGAAATTCTTTAATTCACAGGCAAATTGGGTTTTGAACTCAGTAGGGTCGAAGTGGGTAATTGGGTTTGCACCACTCACTCCATTTTTCAAGCCTTCCCAATATTCTTCTACGGTATTCCCGATGGGTGTCAGAGCACCGATACCAGTAACTACTACGCGTTTCAGCTCCATACTTACGATTTGGTTATTAATGGAAAAGTTCAATACCCAATTTACGAAAAAATTGAATATTGAACTTTTGAAAAGGGTCAGGAATATTACTTAGAGTTCTCTTCCAAGTAAGATACTGCCTGCCCAACAGTTTGGATATTTTCAGCCTGATCATCAGGGATAGATACATTGAATTCTTTCTCAAATTCCATGATGAGCTCTACAGTATCCAATGAATCTGCTCCTAAATCGTTTGTAAAAGAAGCTTCTGGTGTTACTTCTGATTCTTCAACCCCAAGCTTTTCTACAATAATTTTCGTTACTTTCGATGCGATATCTGACATTATGAAAATGTTTTTGGTTTAAATCAATGCAAAGAAAATTATTTTAGACGAAACCAACAAAGTTGCCACCCGTTTTTTACCGTATTCTATTAATTCGATATTTGCAGGATACAAGATAAACTTTAATAAATCGACTGATGAAATCACTCTTCAAAGAAAAATACAATTCAGAGCAATTCTTCCTGATGGCGGGTCCTTGTGCAATCGAAAGCCGTGATATGGCGATGTACATCGCCGAAAAAATCGTCAGGATCACGCAGGAATTGAAGATTCCGTATGTTTTTAAAGGGAGTTACAGAAAGGCCAATAGAACCAAAGCCGACAGCTTTACAGGTATTGGTGACGAGAAGGCTTTGAAGATTTTGCAGGAAGTGGGAGAGACTTTCGGTGTGCCCACCGTAACGGATATTCATGAAAGTCACGAGGCCGCCGTGGCCGCGGAATATGTCGATGTTTTGCAGATTCCCGCGTTTTTGTGTCGACAAACAGAACTCATTGCGGCGGCGGCGAATACAGGGAAAGTTGTAAATATAAAGAAGGGGCAGTTTATGAGCGGGGCCAGTATGGGCTTTGCGGTGGAGAAAGTGAAGCAAGAAAACCCTGAGGGGTTGGTGATGCTTACCGAGAGGGGCAATTCTTTTGGCTATTCCGATTTGGTGGTGGATTATCGAAATATTGTAGACATGAAAACTTTCGATGCAGCAGTGGTGATGGACTGTACGCATTCTTTACAGAGGCCCAACCAGACATCGGGTGTGACGGGCGGTAACCCTGAGCTTATAGGCACTGTGGCCAAGGCAGCAATAGCCGTGGGGGCCGATGGGCTTTTCATCGAAACCCATCCTGACCCGGCCAATGCGAAGTCTGACGGAGCAAATATGTTGCACTTGGACAAGTTGGAAAATCTGCTTCGCCAATTGGTGCGTATCAGGGAAGTGATTTGATCGAAAGCGTAGGCAAAGGCGGCATACGAAAAAACTCTTCGAGATCATTCAGCAAACTGTACGTCAAATAGGATTTGTGAAAAATGCCGATAAAGATCACGATACGTTGAGGGGATGGCTTCGCGTGTTCAAGTATGTGAATAATATTGTGAGCCATGCCTTGATTTCGCATTTCCCAATAGGTTTTACATTGAGCAATTGCACTTTTATAAGTATTAAAGCAATCGTTTGACTCAACGATTTGGGCAATTTGAGAATAAAAGAAGTCTTGTGTTTGAGCGATTTCTTCAAAGGTCTTTTTTCATCCGAAAGCTTTGATCGAAAAGGGAGCTGTCCAATTCCATGAGAATTAAATCTGGCTTAATCTCAATTAGCACTTGTAAAAGGTGCTTGGCTTTCAGATGACGGCTAAGTTCGTGCAAAGTGCCTACAATATATAGGTCACTTTGTGCCAAAACAGACAAGGCGGAAAGTGTAGCCAAAAGAAGGTATAGAGCTTTCAATAATGACCAGACATAAAAACATAGGGATTCAAGTTGCTGAATTTATTGAGAGTCTGGGGGTATAAATTTAAAGTCTACTAAAACCTAAACCCGAATTTCAGCCGGGCATTGAAGGGTGTGCCAGGAATAAAATGAATTTCGGAAACACCTTCTGTCTCGTTTTTAAGCCGACTTTCGGTGTCGAATTGCGTCTCTTTCCAAGCTGTGTTGAACAGGTTCTGAATGTTCAAGCCAAAGTAATAGTGCAAATAGGTATAAGTAAGATTGAAATCGGTGACCGTGTAGCCCTTGGCTTCTAGGCTGCCATCGTCGTTTGCGGGGCGGTCGGAAAGGGAACGCAAGGCCAGGCTGCCAGAAAAACCTTTCCAGTCTTTCAGGGAGAGGCCACCAGTGAGCGTAGAAACGGGTGCCAAGGGGATAAAGATACTTTGTCCATCGTCGTCTTTGGTGCGGGCATGGCTGTAAGTGGCATCGGCGTACAAGAAAAGGTAGGGGTTTGCCTGATAGCGAATACTCAGGTCGACTCCCATTCTTTGGCTTGCATTCGATGGTTCTACCACGCCTTCATCGCCCACGTAAACAAATTCTTGTTTCGAATGCATTTGCCACATTGCGGCATTGATCAGTAGACGGTTTCCGGCTTTGATCAAGGTGCCCAAATCTGTGCCAAATGCCGAAGGTGCGGTTTCGTTCCCCGTGCCCATCAATACCACACGCGTATCGTTGGAATGGAAACCCAGTCCATTTTTCAGATAAACCTGTACATTGGGATTGAAAGAATAAATCACATTTAATTTGGGCGAAACCTTGTTGGTGCGGGCTTTGAGGTGGGTATAGTTGGGCATTAATTGGTCTATGTAGGCTTGCTCGAAATGGTCGAGCCGAAGCCCCGCGTTAATTTCAATATTTCTATAATTGAATACGCTGTTTAGATAGGCGTACATGTTTGTTTGGTTCACATCGCCAAGTTGTATTTGTTCCAAAACTGTGTCACGCTGTTTGGTATGGGCAAGACCAATGTTTGTAATCTTGTCGTTGCGATAGCCCAAGCCAGGCTGGAAACTGAGCGACCATTCGCCCCAAT
Encoded proteins:
- a CDS encoding acyl carrier protein, with translation MSDIASKVTKIIVEKLGVEESEVTPEASFTNDLGADSLDTVELIMEFEKEFNVSIPDDQAENIQTVGQAVSYLEENSK
- a CDS encoding SMP-30/gluconolactonase/LRE family protein, encoding MKTIKILSIMTLVSLSGFAQPKKTGKWIQTDPRFSSLISPDAQVEILVEGFTWSEGPVWNKPGDFLLFSDVPENTIYRWKEGEGLSTFLSPSGYTGILPYSLEPGSNGLIFNKDGELVACEHGDRRISKMPLQAGGKVTVADNWDGKRFNSPNDIVQASHGRYYFTDPPYGLPDRENATTREIDLFGVYMVDLDGQVKLVVSDLSRPNGLAFSPDEKWLYVAQSDPERPVIMKYPVLENGLLGDGQLFFDAKPLAEKGLAGLPDGLKVDLKGNVFATGPGGLMIVSPEGDLLGRIETGMLTANCNWGGDGSVLYITANHVVGRIQTQTKGF
- the kdsA gene encoding 3-deoxy-8-phosphooctulonate synthase; amino-acid sequence: MKSLFKEKYNSEQFFLMAGPCAIESRDMAMYIAEKIVRITQELKIPYVFKGSYRKANRTKADSFTGIGDEKALKILQEVGETFGVPTVTDIHESHEAAVAAEYVDVLQIPAFLCRQTELIAAAANTGKVVNIKKGQFMSGASMGFAVEKVKQENPEGLVMLTERGNSFGYSDLVVDYRNIVDMKTFDAAVVMDCTHSLQRPNQTSGVTGGNPELIGTVAKAAIAVGADGLFIETHPDPANAKSDGANMLHLDKLENLLRQLVRIREVI
- a CDS encoding peptidylprolyl isomerase, whose product is MALINKIREKSGVAVGFLAIALLLFIVGGDIFSGNSMAGGLFNGDKNKVGTINGVDIDYQQFNKLVDVQRQQMEMSSGRSVSDAELKTLRDQVWEQLIQEDAFQPEYDKLGIDVTADELREMIQGTKNLHPFIKQQFTDPSTGVFNEAQHRQFINAAANKQLPAEQMVIWENFKSNLIQVRKAEKYQNLIAAADYITSAEAKREYKAQTAKASADFLFVPFYSLSDSLAKVSDSDVESYYSKHKDEFTPYDSRSFDYVVFNVLPSKEDSVGLQQELTDLARGLAGASDAQAYASSNSDVNHPYLWSPGELSEETKALIDNSIVGATVGPVKEGQDYTIYKYEGTERDSLYTVRASHILIRPAGTDDAAKADAKQRAQDLLNQIKNGADFAAMARINGSDGTAQVGGDLGYFNNDGRMVPEFEKAVFAFNGSGLMPNLVETDFGYHIIKVTEAKTNLKYKLAAITKELQPSEFTLNEMYQKAEDLRASISSVEDLEKKVEGDDELVLLKAQRVSPAATGFNTVQNAREVVLWAFGDEAEEGKVADHVFVIDESYIIAALTGSTDKEDPKASDFKAQIEAKVKSEKKGELILDKLASANGDLESVAKSYGAGALVESVEDITFQTGMLSSAGIDGTAIGKLFAMKSGETSKPFIGQNGVFILKKTNEVDAPEIADYAQYKASIEQRKGPYAGTAAADQAVREAADIVDRRAKMF
- a CDS encoding precorrin-2 dehydrogenase/sirohydrochlorin ferrochelatase family protein: MNNLFPVFLKLEQMNLLIVGGGYVGLEKLEAVLKNAPNTHITLVAPEISEAIEALAREHDISLIFEEYKEVHLKNKQLVIVGTGIMEVSQQVQQDCREKGVLVNVADKPELCDFYLSSTVCKGDLKIAISTNGKSPTFAKRFREILEAILPDSLQETLDNLQAIRNSLKGNFEDKVERLNEITKVMKKENEVD
- the fabF gene encoding beta-ketoacyl-ACP synthase II — protein: MELKRVVVTGIGALTPIGNTVEEYWEGLKNGVSGANPITHFDPTEFKTQFACELKNFDPFEFIPKSEARKMDLFAQYGVIIAEQAVKDSGLDLEKVNRNKIGVIWGSGIGGLETFEQEVLNLGDNDLKPRFNPFFIPKMIADSASGQISMKFGFKGPNYVTVSACASANNAIIDAFNYIRLGRMVACVSGGSEAAVTRAGVGGFNALRALSTRNDDYKTASRPYDKDRDGFVLGEGGGGLILEEYEHAKARGAKIYCEIIGGGISSDAYHITAPHPEGEGAYMSMEDALDDAKIKAEEVDYINTHGTSTGLGDPQEIKAIERLFGEHTYNMSISSTKSMTGHLLGGAGAVESVAAILAIQNQMVPPTINLFNVDENIDSRIDLTPNVAKARKIDTVLSNCFGFGGHNATLIFRKV
- the rnc gene encoding ribonuclease III; amino-acid sequence: MAVTENIISYFTADAETKEFRKAIERIVGEKPGKDSLYHLAFRHTSASKKTVVEGFKESNERLEYLGDSVLGMIIAEYLFKKYPFKDEGFLTEIRSRIVNRESLNQVARKIGLDSLIMFDGNRVSHVRTSMYGDAMEALIGAIYLDKGFRFTKRFIVKNLLANYYDLDEIIQNNTNYKSILLTWAQGLSKNVNFEIIQENGKHHSKEFVAQVTVDEEVVSEGRGWNKKKAEQDAARKACNALNIED